The following coding sequences lie in one Hippopotamus amphibius kiboko isolate mHipAmp2 chromosome 7, mHipAmp2.hap2, whole genome shotgun sequence genomic window:
- the IFNG gene encoding interferon gamma, whose product MKYTSYFLAFQLCVILGSSGSYCQAPFFKEIENLKDYFNASNPDVADGGPLFLEILKNWKDESDKKIIQSQIVSFYFKLFENLKDNQIIQRSMDIIKQDIFQKFLNGSSEKLDDFKKLIQIPVDDLQTQRKAISELIKVMNDLSPRSNLRKRKRSQNPFRGRRASK is encoded by the exons ATGAAATATACGAGTTATTTCTTAGCTTTTCAGCTGTGCGTGATTTTGGGTTCTTCTGGCTCTTACTGCCAGgctccattttttaaagaaatagaaaacctaaagGATTATTTT aaTGCAAGTAACCCAGATGTAGCTGATGGTGGGCCTCTTTTCTTAGAAATTTTGAAGAATTGGAAAGAT GAGAGTGACAAAAAGATAATTCAGAGCCAAATTGTCTCCTTCTACTTCAAACTCTTTGAAAACTTGAAAGATAACCAGATCATTCAAAGGAGCATGGATATTATCAAGCAAGACATATTTCAGAAGTTCTTAAATGGCAGCTCTGAGAAACTGGACGACTTCAAAAAGCTGATTCAAATTCCG gTGGATGATCTGCAGACCCAGCGCAAAGCCATAAGCGAACTCATCAAAGTGATGAATGACCTGTCTCCAAGATCTAACCTCAGAAAGCGGAAGAGAAGTCAGAATCCATTTCGAGGCCGGAGAGCGTCGAAGTAA